One window of the Cryptomeria japonica chromosome 7, Sugi_1.0, whole genome shotgun sequence genome contains the following:
- the LOC131049183 gene encoding receptor like protein 22 — MDKLFSAILCLFAFTCCFPHMISCNISCLPHERDALLSFKNELHHPFLWQGFNCCDWRGVECSSHTSNVIKLHLANPSESVEDYWSSEGNGRLTTDLFQLKQLQHLDLSFNHLTGVLPKGLFALQELRHLDLSFNHFEGEIPNHFVSLHKLAYLNLSMAGFNGTIPYQLGNLSQLAFLDLSRTYVSEFRIRYFFGPISYSPSLVWTEKLRKLKYLSLSGVVLNMTGKQLEGPLSHLHNLQHLHLEDCMLSGHIPNAIQNLTFLSHLELGHNNFEGSMPLWLGNMTRLVSLSFFGSQLNGSFPLSLSHLPTLKELNLGGNKLLSGNLSQILCGDWSQLTVFILYESSVIGSIPSCIANISTIVTLDLGSIKKMGGFIPSVIGNLSNLQNLNLGGNLLEGEIPSSLGEMSSLTILFLFDNMLSGNIPFQLGKLSSLEYLWLDDNQLNGSIPNSFMNLSSIEEINLFSNNLQGNLFLSFFQNLTTISTLDLSNNELTVIIESDWIPTIYFEDLNLASCNISGIIPPFISTQYRLTNLDLSNNSMFGNIPDWLGMLPNLYNLNLSHNILEGLVPYSFNISNFNLLDLHSNKLQGPLPISSMSLGLQLLDISQNEFKGSIAVDIGNLLPNIQFLSFSANDLSGEIPSSIGLLQQMEVLDLSKNKLSGKIPSSITNCSVLKRLNLANIGLIGEIPYNIGMLSSLGSLHLNGNMLKGNLPSSLKNCSSLQILDLADNLFYGNIPLWLGQFSELMILVLRSNKFEGHIPHQLSNLSSLHVLDISHNSLIGGIPPQLATLISMRNSTLGISHGNGGSSYYYYKEGIQVFNKGLKMEYVSSVMLLITCIDLSSNKLSGNIPPAIGNLKGLHTLNLSDNRLTGEIPSNFGMLKELESLDLSNNKLHGKIPNEMLQVFSLSFFIVSNNTLCGKIPEGNQFNTFNSTFFSGNPYLCGFPINNKSCRCGERSSSNMPTPLPEKEDDGVEIPWHWYVEWMASAAVGFWGVFGILAIKRQWRRKFIQVLDEMVINLLNGLINR, encoded by the exons ATGGACAAATTATTCTCTGCTATACTCTGCTTGTTTGCATTTACATGCTGTTTCCCTCATATGATAAGCTGCAATATCTCATGCCTCCCTCATGAAAGAGATGCTCTTCTTTCTTTCAAGAATGAATTGCATCATCCATTTCTATGGCAGGGCTTTAATTGCTGCGACTGGAGGGGAGTGGAGTGCAGCTCCCACACCTCCAATGTTATCAAACTCCATCTTGCCAATCCCTCAGAGAGTGTGGAAGATTACTGGTCTAGTGAGGGAAATGGCAGGCTTACTACAGATCTGTTCCAATTAAAACAGCTGCAGCATTTAGATCTAAGCTTCAATCATTTGACTGGTGTTCTGCCCAAAG GTCTATTTGCCCTTCAAGAATTGAGACATCTAGATTTGAGCTTCAACCATTTTGAGGGTGAAATACCAAATCATTTTGTCTCattgcacaagttggcttatctcAACTTGTCCATGGCTGGGTTCAATGGTACAATTCCATATCAATTGGGGAATCTTTCTCAGTTGGCATTTTTGGACCTATCTCGTACATATGTGTCTGAATTTAGAATAAGGTACTTTTTTGGACCTATCTCATACAGTCCTAGTTTGGTGTGGACAGAAAAGCTGCGAAAATTAAAATACTTGTCTCTGAGCGGAGTAGTGCTGAATATGACAGGAAAGCAATTGGAAGGACCCCTTTCTCATCTCCACAATCTCCAACACCTCCACCTTGAAGATTGCATGCTTTCAGGCCACATTCCCAATGCTATCCAAAACCTCACCTTCCTCTCCCACCTTGAATTGGGTCACAACAACTTTGAAGGGTCAATGCCTTTGTGGTTAGGAAATATGACGAGGTTGGTTTCCCTTTCATTCTTTGGCTCTCAATTAAATGGTTCATTCCCCCTAAGTCTCTCTCATCTGCCTACTTTAAAAGAGCTCAATTTGGGGGGGAACAAGTTATTAAGTGGAAATCTAAGCCAAATACTATGCGGGGATTGGTCTCAGCTCACTGTATTTATTCTCTATGAGTCCAGTGTAATAGGAAGTATCCCATCTTGTATTGCAAACATTTCCACCATCGTAACTCTTGATTTAGGATCTATTAAAAAAATGGGAGGCTTTATACCTTCTGTCATTGGCAATCTCTCCAATTTACAAAATCTGAATCTTGGTGGTAATTTAttggaaggagagattccatcatCACTTGGTGAAATGTCATCTCTGACTATTTTGTTTCTATTTGACAATATGTTGAGTGGAAATATCCCTTTTCAGTTAGGGAAACTATCATCTTTAGAATATCTGTGGCTTGATGACAATCAATTAAATGGTAGCATCCCAAATTCATTCATGAATCTTTCTAGTATTGAAGAAATTAATCTATTTTCAAACAACCTTCAAGGTAATCTTTTTCttagtttttttcaaaatttgaccaCGATTTCTACACTTGATCTGTCTAATAATGAGTTGACTGTCATTATTGAATCAGATTGGATACCCACAATATACTTTGAAGATTTGAATTTAGCTTCATGTAATATTAGTGGTATCATTCCACCATTCATTTCTACACAGTATAGATTAACCAATTTGGATCTCTCCAACAATAGTATGTTTGGGAATATTCCAGATTGGTTAGGGATGCTTCCTAATCTATATAATCTTAACTTGTCACACAATATCTTGGAAGGTCTTGTTCCCTATAGCTTCAATATAAGTAATTTTAACCTATTGGACTTACATAGTAATAAATTACAAGGTCCTCTTCCAATTTCTTCAATGTCATTGGGTTTGCAGTTGTTGGACATATCTCAGAATGAATTCAAAGGGTCCATTGCAGTGGATATCGGCAATCTTCTACCAAACATTCAGTTTTTGTCATTTTCAGCAAATGATCTAAGTGGCGAGATACCTTCTTCAATTGGTCTTCTACAACAGATGGAGGTTTTGGATCTCTCAAAGAACAAATTATCTGGTAAAATACCATCAAGCATAACTAATTGCTCTGTGCTCAAAAGACTAAACCTAGCAAATATAGGTTTAATAGGAGAGATACCATATAATATAGGAATGCTAAGCAGTCTTGGTTCACTTCATCTCAATGGAAATATGTTGAAGGGAAACTTGCCATCAAGTCTTAAGAACTGTTCTAGTTTGCAAATTTTAGACTTGGCTGACAATCTCTTTTATGGAAACATACCACTTTGGTTGGGCCAGTTCTCTGAGTTGATGATACTTGTTTTGAGGTCAAATAAATTTGAAGGACACATTCCACATCAATTAAGCAATCTATCAAGTCTTCATGTTTTAGACATTTCTCACAATAGTTTGATTGGTGGTATACCACCACAATTAGCAACATTGATAAGTATGAGAAATTCTACATTGGGAATCTCACATGGCAATGGTGGTAGCTCCTATTATTATTATAAAGAAGGGATCCAAGTGTTCAACAAAGGATTAAAAATGGAGTATGTAAGTTCAGTGATGTTATTGATAACTTGCATTGATCTATCTTCAAATAAGCTATCAGGTAACATTCCTCCAGCAATTGGAAATCTTAAAGgtcttcacacattgaacttgtcAGATAATAGGCTTACAGGAGAGATTCCAAGCAACTTTGGAATGCTTAAAGAGTTAGAGtcacttgatctttcaaacaaTAAATTGCATGGTAAGATTCCAAATGAAATGCTACAAGTTTTCTCTTTGAGCTTTTTCATTGTATCTAACAACACGCTGTGTGGGAAAATTCCAGAAGGAAACCAATTTAATACATTCAATTCTACTTTTTTTTCTGGGAATCCTTATCTTTGTGGATTCCCAATTAATAACAAATCATGCAGATGTGGAGAGAGATCAAGTTCTAACATGCCAACTCCTCTTCCCGAGAAAGAAGATGATGGAGTAGAAATTCCATGGCATTGGTATGTTGAGTGGATGGCAAGTGCTGCTGTTGGATTTTGGGGAGTATTtggaattttggctataaaaaggCAATGGAGGAGAAAGTTCATTCAAGTCTTAGATGAGATGGTGATTAATTTATTGAATGGATTGATAAATAGGTAA